Proteins found in one Candidatus Saganbacteria bacterium genomic segment:
- the folE gene encoding GTP cyclohydrolase I FolE, with product MNDKHKNILINKKKIEKAVKDILLAIGEDVNRSGIKDTPKRVAEMYEEVFSGLNDDPSKNLTIFKQEQHEEMIIVKDIPFYSICEHHLIPFFGKAHVVYIPKKGRVTGLSKLVKVVDGFAKRPQVQENLVSQIADTMMKKLDPHGVLVVIEAEHLCLSMRGVKKPGSMTVTSAVRGVFKSNATTRAEALSLIKS from the coding sequence ATGAACGATAAACACAAAAATATTTTAATCAACAAGAAAAAGATCGAAAAAGCAGTAAAAGACATACTTTTAGCAATTGGCGAGGACGTAAACCGTTCAGGAATAAAAGATACCCCGAAACGGGTCGCTGAAATGTATGAAGAGGTTTTTTCAGGATTAAACGATGATCCATCCAAGAATTTGACCATTTTCAAACAAGAACAGCACGAAGAGATGATAATCGTTAAGGATATTCCGTTCTATTCGATCTGCGAGCATCATCTAATCCCATTCTTCGGAAAAGCACATGTTGTTTACATCCCAAAAAAGGGAAGGGTGACGGGACTTTCAAAGTTAGTTAAAGTTGTTGATGGGTTCGCCAAGCGTCCTCAAGTGCAAGAGAATTTGGTTTCTCAAATTGCAGATACTATGATGAAGAAGCTTGATCCTCATGGCGTATTAGTCGTTATCGAAGCCGAGCACTTATGCCTGTCAATGCGCGGAGTAAAAAAACCTGGATCAATGACCGTCACATCTGCCGTTCGCGGTGTTTTTAAGAGTAATGCAACTACAAGAGCGGAAGCTCTATCTTTGATTAAATCTTAG
- a CDS encoding HEAT repeat domain-containing protein, producing MKPGGISGRGLSVSRDLRVPMQIGKPFSLPHESQVKIMLKLLMETTDEKKARIAVNFFVQAGDAVVSMLKDKLYLVDDVDETVRDRLIAALTKIGGEPVLKFIPELLVPLWYKGGKEILERLPQASEKIAQEIRNFNIDAIRPDEERSFVAPALRLSFPIVMRALKFFEDHQPPADILDLVYAIYKRASIQDMKNQHDPSDCMIVISLACEFKCYAEEVLIRYGGPAMALKIVSDPEIPVGTRCSLTQECFWLNKPRHIYTEEIVEPLKAAILDPGLKEFRDYFCVALGRTRSPKALPAIIAAMRGPDPILQDHAIEALSWLPGKEATQQIIDIFLEKNTGREEVIGRVRAKSASVVPMLISSALAQQAKNGLSEEVWIDIAKILGRGADHEVLASMLRSIIYTFDREAEYYTILFHRLIRRELSHREAFVPILQKILNDSSIPLALRKDCLCYFSEASSIPEAALALVSAIEMKEPELRSEAIYFIFEHSFLEGLEQLFNSQSGAIHRLLEGLRISLRLLTANGSESEPVKLDTIPPMDATQKKLTVSNIGDICLHLIVAFPTFPKTTKKLAKYFIQESLEFFCAIIRSESSLNDKPFTYLAENCIAKIADAMK from the coding sequence ATGAAGCCAGGTGGAATAAGCGGAAGAGGATTAAGCGTATCAAGAGACTTGCGAGTACCTATGCAAATAGGCAAGCCATTTTCTTTGCCTCATGAAAGTCAAGTCAAAATTATGCTCAAGTTATTAATGGAAACAACTGATGAAAAAAAAGCGCGAATAGCTGTGAATTTCTTCGTTCAAGCGGGGGATGCGGTAGTTTCGATGTTAAAAGATAAGCTTTATCTTGTTGATGATGTAGATGAGACTGTTAGGGACAGACTAATTGCCGCTCTAACAAAGATAGGAGGCGAGCCAGTATTAAAATTTATCCCGGAATTGCTTGTCCCCCTGTGGTATAAGGGGGGCAAAGAAATCCTAGAGCGTCTTCCCCAGGCAAGTGAAAAGATAGCTCAAGAGATTAGAAATTTTAATATAGATGCAATTCGCCCGGATGAAGAACGCTCCTTTGTTGCCCCAGCATTGCGTCTTTCTTTTCCAATTGTAATGCGGGCGCTTAAATTTTTTGAAGACCATCAACCCCCAGCAGATATTCTCGATCTGGTTTATGCGATTTATAAAAGAGCTTCCATTCAAGATATGAAAAACCAGCATGATCCTTCCGATTGCATGATAGTAATAAGTCTTGCTTGCGAATTCAAGTGTTATGCAGAAGAAGTTCTCATTAGATATGGCGGGCCTGCCATGGCCCTTAAAATCGTTTCGGACCCAGAAATTCCCGTAGGCACCCGTTGCTCGCTTACCCAGGAATGTTTTTGGCTAAATAAACCAAGACATATATATACAGAAGAGATAGTGGAGCCGCTGAAAGCGGCAATTCTTGATCCGGGACTCAAAGAATTCCGCGATTATTTTTGTGTGGCATTGGGACGCACAAGAAGCCCAAAAGCTCTTCCAGCCATTATCGCGGCAATGAGAGGTCCTGATCCTATTTTGCAAGACCACGCCATAGAGGCGCTTAGCTGGCTGCCAGGCAAAGAAGCAACACAACAAATAATTGACATTTTTTTAGAGAAAAATACTGGACGAGAGGAAGTTATTGGAAGAGTCAGAGCAAAAAGCGCGAGTGTTGTTCCGATGCTTATTTCTTCCGCTCTTGCCCAGCAAGCCAAAAATGGTCTTTCCGAGGAGGTTTGGATTGATATCGCAAAGATTTTGGGCCGGGGAGCAGACCACGAAGTCTTGGCTTCTATGCTAAGATCAATTATCTACACATTTGACAGAGAAGCAGAGTATTATACCATTTTGTTCCATCGGCTGATAAGAAGGGAATTAAGTCATCGCGAAGCTTTTGTCCCCATCCTGCAAAAAATTCTGAACGATTCTTCCATCCCTTTAGCGCTTCGCAAAGATTGTCTTTGCTATTTTTCCGAGGCCAGTTCCATCCCGGAAGCGGCTTTGGCACTCGTCTCGGCTATTGAAATGAAAGAACCTGAATTGCGTTCGGAGGCAATTTATTTTATTTTTGAACACTCATTTTTAGAAGGCCTAGAGCAGTTGTTTAACTCCCAATCCGGAGCAATCCATCGCCTCCTGGAAGGATTGAGGATAAGTCTAAGGCTTCTAACTGCAAATGGAAGCGAATCAGAACCAGTAAAACTGGATACCATCCCTCCAATGGACGCCACTCAAAAGAAATTGACCGTTAGCAACATTGGAGATATTTGTTTGCACTTAATCGTGGCCTTCCCCACATTCCCCAAAACAACTAAAAAATTAGCTAAATATTTTATCCAAGAGAGTTTAGAATTTTTTTGCGCAATAATTCGATCTGAAAGCAGCTTAAATGATAAACCGTTTACATATCTCGCAGAGAACTGTATCGCGAAAATTGCAGATGCCATGAAATAA
- a CDS encoding nucleotidyltransferase: protein MVFYEKELKTLNKSKIKYLVVGGLAVNLHGLHRMTMDLDLMIDLSEENFAKFIEIMHHIGYETKVPKREWNKHSAIAFRTKEDEDKRIDIFLENPIDFDRAYKKRKVFSADKLRISCVGLDDLIAMKNKADRVRDWIDIGSLKRIQELKDKK from the coding sequence ATGGTTTTTTACGAAAAAGAATTGAAAACTTTAAATAAAAGTAAAATAAAGTATTTAGTTGTCGGCGGATTGGCTGTAAATTTACATGGATTGCATCGAATGACGATGGATCTGGATTTAATGATAGACCTTTCAGAAGAAAATTTCGCAAAGTTTATTGAAATAATGCATCATATCGGCTATGAAACAAAAGTTCCTAAACGTGAATGGAATAAGCATTCGGCAATTGCTTTTAGGACAAAAGAAGATGAAGACAAGCGAATTGATATATTCCTGGAAAATCCTATTGACTTTGATCGCGCGTATAAGAAACGAAAAGTCTTTAGTGCGGATAAGCTTCGAATTTCGTGTGTTGGCTTGGATGATCTGATCGCGATGAAAAATAAGGCTGACAGGGTGCGAGATTGGATAGATATTGGTTCTTTAAAGCGAATTCAGGAATTGAAAGATAAAAAATGA
- a CDS encoding four helix bundle protein: protein MEKDEIGCGCATGNVDRNSSKRFIRGYQDLNVYNDSYRAMLQIYKIILPKLPRSEYDLIDQIKRSCKAVPRLIAEGHSKRHQLKGFQKYIDDAMAESNETTVSLCQVRDLCGQYVDLLICEELIDLYDKISRQLYKLSISWQRFTLKKISATEQPQTILAAQPKNESYE, encoded by the coding sequence ATGGAAAAAGATGAAATCGGTTGCGGTTGCGCGACTGGAAACGTTGATAGGAATTCGTCGAAAAGATTTATCAGAGGGTATCAAGATTTAAATGTTTACAACGATTCATATAGGGCGATGCTCCAGATCTATAAAATTATTTTGCCAAAGCTTCCTCGTTCAGAATATGATCTAATCGACCAAATAAAACGTTCATGTAAAGCTGTCCCAAGATTAATTGCGGAAGGCCATTCAAAAAGGCATCAGCTCAAAGGTTTCCAGAAATATATTGATGATGCAATGGCCGAATCAAATGAAACAACAGTGTCATTGTGCCAAGTTAGAGACTTATGCGGACAATATGTTGATCTATTGATTTGCGAAGAGTTGATCGATCTGTACGACAAAATTAGCAGACAATTATATAAATTATCTATTTCATGGCAAAGGTTCACACTTAAAAAGATCTCCGCAACCGAACAACCCCAGACGATTCTAGCCGCGCAACCGAAAAACGAGAGTTATGAATGA
- a CDS encoding formate--tetrahydrofolate ligase → MKTDIEIAQSAKLKLIVEVAKHAGIDLNDVELHGCYKAKINLNALKRNQKKKDLPAGRHGGKLILVTAMSPTPQGEGKTTTTIGLSQAMAKIRKRSFVCIREPSLGPVMGMKGGAAGGGYSQVLPMEDINLHLTGDMHMINSSHNLLAAMLYNHIYQGNALNIDENKIVWKRAMDMNDRALRGMFDITAASEVMAILCLSKSVTDMKERLGKIIVAYDKNIKPITASDLKANGAMALLMYDALKPTLVQTIESGPAFVHGGPFGNIAHGCNSILATRLALKLSDYVITEAGFATDLGAEKFFDIKCRIAGLTPSAAVLVVTKQAIDRHGYDNVKKHIENIELFGIPVVVAINKKTNDSDQEIAEICFQCSKLGVPALTSNIWEKGGNGGKNLAKAVVDAADKKSTFKPLYETNKPIKEKINTIATKIYGADGVNYSDKALADIELLNNIGISEVPICIAKTQYSLSDDPKAFGRPKGFKITIRELKPSAGAGFIVAYAGDIMTMPGLPKHPAAENMDITDDGKIAGLF, encoded by the coding sequence ATGAAAACCGACATTGAAATAGCACAAAGCGCAAAACTTAAACTTATCGTAGAAGTTGCAAAGCATGCAGGCATTGATCTAAACGATGTCGAGCTCCACGGATGCTATAAAGCAAAGATCAATTTGAATGCTCTAAAAAGAAATCAAAAGAAAAAAGACCTGCCTGCCGGCAGGCACGGCGGCAAACTGATACTTGTAACCGCAATGTCTCCAACTCCTCAAGGTGAAGGAAAAACTACAACAACTATCGGATTGTCCCAAGCAATGGCAAAAATTAGAAAGAGATCATTTGTTTGCATTCGCGAGCCATCACTTGGTCCTGTCATGGGAATGAAGGGCGGGGCGGCCGGAGGCGGATATTCGCAAGTCCTTCCAATGGAAGATATCAATCTTCACCTAACTGGCGATATGCACATGATAAATTCTTCCCATAATTTGCTCGCTGCAATGCTTTACAACCATATCTATCAAGGAAACGCGCTAAATATCGATGAAAATAAAATAGTTTGGAAACGCGCGATGGACATGAACGATAGGGCGCTTCGCGGGATGTTTGATATAACAGCCGCTTCCGAAGTTATGGCAATCTTGTGTTTATCAAAAAGTGTGACAGATATGAAGGAACGACTTGGAAAAATAATTGTAGCCTATGATAAAAATATAAAACCGATTACCGCATCCGATCTTAAAGCAAATGGAGCAATGGCGCTTCTGATGTATGATGCCCTAAAACCTACACTTGTTCAAACGATCGAGAGTGGGCCTGCTTTTGTTCATGGCGGGCCGTTTGGCAACATTGCCCATGGATGCAATTCTATTCTAGCTACTCGTCTTGCACTTAAATTATCCGATTACGTAATTACTGAAGCCGGCTTTGCGACAGACCTTGGCGCTGAAAAATTCTTTGATATAAAATGCAGAATCGCAGGTTTAACTCCATCTGCTGCGGTTCTTGTTGTCACAAAACAAGCGATCGATCGCCATGGATATGACAATGTCAAAAAGCATATCGAAAATATTGAATTGTTTGGCATTCCGGTTGTTGTTGCTATCAACAAAAAAACTAACGATTCTGATCAGGAAATTGCTGAGATCTGTTTTCAGTGTTCAAAGCTCGGTGTTCCTGCCTTAACGTCAAACATTTGGGAAAAGGGCGGCAATGGTGGTAAGAATCTTGCTAAGGCTGTTGTTGACGCGGCCGACAAAAAGTCCACCTTCAAGCCTTTATATGAAACAAATAAACCTATTAAAGAAAAGATAAATACGATCGCGACAAAGATCTATGGAGCGGATGGGGTTAATTATTCCGATAAGGCTTTGGCTGATATTGAGTTGTTAAATAATATTGGAATATCTGAAGTTCCGATTTGTATCGCAAAGACCCAATATTCTTTATCCGATGATCCTAAAGCATTCGGCAGGCCAAAGGGATTTAAGATAACTATCAGGGAATTAAAACCTTCGGCTGGAGCTGGCTTTATTGTTGCCTATGCCGGCGACATTATGACAATGCCTGGACTTCCAAAACATCCAGCTGCGGAGAATATGGATATTACAGACGATGGCAAGATCGCGGGGTTGTTTTAA
- the accC gene encoding acetyl-CoA carboxylase biotin carboxylase subunit, which translates to MFKKVLIANRGEIAVRIIRTLRELGIRSVAVYSEADQDSLHVKLADESFCIGPAQPQKSYLNIASIIAAAEISGAEAIHPGYGFLAENGKFTEICSEHKIKFIGPTKEAMEKMGDKSTAKKTVQRAGVPVVPGSDGNLKDENEAIKVANSIGYPVLIKATAGGGGKGMRIVRQESELAHAFKMASTEAEAAFGNKEVYLEKYIDEPRHIEVQILGDEHGNIIHLGERDCSIQRRHQKLVEEALSPVVDQRLREKLGSAAVKAARAVKYSSAGTIEFIFDGKGRFYFMEMNTRVQVEHPVTELVSNVDIIKEQIMAAAGEKLTISQRDVRLNGHAIECRINAENPDKNFMPSPGEINIYLPPGGIGVRVDSHAYSGYKILPHYDSLIAKLLVWGKTRAEAIERMKRALDEFVIDGIHTTIPFHQKVMDNAAFRSGKFSTHFIEKEFPKA; encoded by the coding sequence ATTTTTAAAAAAGTATTGATAGCCAACCGCGGGGAGATAGCAGTCAGGATCATCAGGACTCTCCGGGAGCTTGGCATCAGATCAGTCGCGGTCTATTCGGAAGCCGATCAAGATTCGCTTCACGTAAAATTGGCCGACGAGTCATTTTGCATAGGCCCTGCACAGCCGCAAAAGAGCTACTTGAATATTGCAAGTATCATTGCAGCTGCTGAAATATCCGGGGCAGAAGCTATCCATCCCGGGTACGGCTTTTTGGCAGAAAACGGAAAGTTTACTGAAATTTGTTCCGAGCATAAGATAAAATTCATCGGACCTACAAAAGAAGCCATGGAAAAAATGGGCGACAAGAGCACCGCCAAAAAGACCGTTCAAAGAGCGGGGGTTCCTGTTGTGCCGGGATCCGACGGCAACCTTAAGGATGAAAACGAGGCCATAAAAGTTGCTAACAGCATCGGATATCCGGTTCTTATCAAAGCTACAGCCGGCGGCGGCGGGAAGGGCATGAGGATCGTAAGGCAAGAGAGCGAATTGGCCCATGCTTTCAAAATGGCGAGCACCGAAGCTGAAGCCGCTTTTGGCAACAAAGAGGTATACCTTGAAAAGTATATCGACGAGCCGCGCCATATCGAAGTCCAGATATTAGGTGACGAGCACGGCAATATTATCCATTTGGGAGAGCGGGATTGTTCGATCCAGAGGCGCCACCAAAAATTGGTGGAAGAAGCATTGTCGCCCGTCGTCGATCAAAGGCTTAGGGAAAAGCTTGGCTCTGCTGCAGTCAAAGCCGCACGCGCGGTAAAATATTCGAGCGCAGGCACCATAGAATTCATTTTCGACGGGAAAGGCCGTTTTTATTTTATGGAAATGAATACCAGGGTGCAGGTTGAGCATCCGGTTACGGAGCTTGTATCAAATGTCGACATTATTAAAGAGCAGATCATGGCCGCGGCTGGCGAGAAGCTGACTATAAGCCAAAGGGACGTCCGCCTGAACGGCCATGCAATAGAATGCAGGATCAATGCGGAAAACCCCGACAAGAATTTTATGCCTAGCCCGGGAGAAATTAATATTTATTTGCCGCCGGGAGGCATTGGCGTCAGGGTGGACAGCCATGCATATTCGGGATATAAGATACTTCCCCACTATGACTCGCTTATCGCCAAACTTCTTGTTTGGGGGAAGACGAGAGCTGAAGCTATCGAGCGCATGAAAAGGGCGCTGGACGAATTTGTGATAGACGGGATACACACTACGATACCCTTTCACCAGAAAGTTATGGACAACGCGGCCTTCAGGTCGGGGAAATTCTCAACCCACTTCATCGAAAAAGAATTCCCGAAAGCGTAA
- a CDS encoding magnesium transporter yields the protein MISFTEMFASELFNGPVVDRNQENIGRVKDIIVDLNQTFPQVVGLLVKRSGDKNQVKVLLIAEIDLVGTQFIATKTEKDRIAWANLREGDIMLMRDIIDQQIVDLDGARVIRVNDLKLAKVEQDIRLIAVDIGFKGMLRRLGIERSVSWFLSIFKIKMRDNLIGWDHVQSLSKGEVKVPTKNITNLHPSDVAQIISQIRTEDRAAVFSTLSEKAASEALHELEPMLAAVLIANLDTKKALGILEKMPIDETADVLGDLSLEKSQELLRLMRVKKAEQIKALLKHKDETAGGLMTTEFLSLSQNLTVEEVIEKLRGTAPGAETIYYLYIIDNTDRLAGVLTLRNLLVSSPKTVISEIMIKDPITVSPEMNQREVAGLISKYNLLAVPVIDHDKKMLGIVTVDDVIDFILPPFSRRKRQMLG from the coding sequence ATGATCTCATTCACCGAAATGTTCGCATCAGAACTATTTAATGGCCCTGTTGTGGACAGGAACCAGGAAAATATAGGTCGCGTTAAAGATATTATTGTCGACCTGAACCAGACTTTTCCTCAGGTCGTAGGATTACTGGTCAAGCGATCAGGAGATAAAAACCAAGTAAAAGTCCTTCTTATCGCCGAAATTGACCTTGTTGGCACCCAATTTATAGCAACAAAGACCGAAAAAGATAGGATAGCATGGGCGAACCTTCGTGAAGGCGACATTATGCTGATGCGAGACATTATAGACCAGCAGATAGTCGATCTTGACGGCGCGCGCGTAATAAGGGTGAACGATCTAAAGCTTGCAAAGGTTGAGCAAGACATACGATTGATCGCTGTCGATATCGGTTTTAAGGGAATGCTTCGCAGGTTGGGCATCGAAAGATCCGTATCCTGGTTCCTCTCTATTTTCAAGATCAAAATGCGCGATAATCTGATCGGCTGGGACCATGTGCAAAGCCTTTCTAAAGGTGAAGTAAAAGTGCCTACAAAAAATATCACCAATTTGCATCCATCCGATGTCGCACAAATAATATCGCAGATACGAACTGAAGACCGCGCGGCAGTATTTTCTACATTATCAGAAAAAGCGGCGTCTGAAGCTTTGCACGAACTGGAACCAATGCTTGCCGCGGTCCTTATAGCTAATCTGGATACAAAAAAAGCTCTTGGGATATTGGAAAAGATGCCGATAGACGAGACCGCTGATGTTTTGGGCGACCTTTCACTAGAAAAGTCGCAAGAGCTTCTCCGATTGATGCGCGTAAAAAAAGCGGAACAGATCAAAGCTCTCCTTAAGCATAAAGATGAAACGGCCGGCGGGCTCATGACGACCGAATTTTTATCCCTTTCCCAAAATTTGACTGTCGAAGAGGTCATAGAAAAATTGAGGGGAACAGCTCCAGGCGCCGAAACGATCTATTACTTGTATATAATAGATAATACTGATCGTCTCGCAGGTGTTTTGACGTTAAGGAACCTTCTTGTTTCCAGCCCGAAAACGGTAATATCCGAAATAATGATCAAAGATCCGATAACAGTTTCGCCTGAAATGAACCAGCGCGAAGTCGCGGGTTTGATATCTAAATATAATCTTCTTGCCGTTCCCGTAATTGACCACGATAAAAAGATGCTCGGGATCGTGACGGTTGACGACGTTATTGATTTTATCCTTCCTCCATTTTCCAGAAGAAAAAGGCAAATGCTGGGCTAA
- the dprA gene encoding DNA-protecting protein DprA has protein sequence MNEFSLIGLDDDNFPKLLKEIHDPPKKLYLKGNLLPQDERSIAIVGTRKPSHYGLSIAKRFAYELSNLGITIVSGLAVGIDTTAHNGALEAKGRTIAVLGTGISVIYPYENKELYQKIIESGAVVSELQVDQKPANWTFPRRNRIISGLSLGTIVIEGGYKSGAMITAKLALDQGREVFAVPGNIESELSKGPHWLIKQGAKLVENIDDILDELSHIIGIERQKENDGPIIQIDHSQLSFEENLILKEVSKIPVQIDSIVHNSNLNTSQVLVLLSQLEIKGIIRQLPGKLFVVI, from the coding sequence ATGAATGAATTTTCGTTAATAGGATTAGATGACGATAATTTTCCAAAACTCTTGAAAGAGATCCACGATCCTCCCAAGAAATTATATCTAAAAGGCAATCTATTACCGCAAGACGAAAGATCGATCGCGATCGTTGGTACAAGAAAGCCTAGCCATTACGGTTTATCAATTGCAAAAAGATTCGCGTATGAACTTTCAAATTTGGGAATCACGATCGTCTCGGGCCTGGCTGTTGGAATTGATACTACTGCGCACAATGGAGCTCTCGAGGCAAAAGGCCGCACAATAGCCGTTCTTGGTACCGGTATTAGTGTTATTTATCCATATGAAAACAAAGAACTCTATCAAAAGATTATCGAGTCGGGAGCAGTGGTTTCCGAACTTCAAGTCGATCAAAAACCTGCCAACTGGACATTCCCGAGAAGGAACAGAATTATTTCGGGACTTTCTCTTGGAACGATCGTCATCGAGGGCGGATATAAAAGTGGCGCAATGATAACCGCAAAATTAGCGCTCGACCAAGGCCGTGAAGTTTTTGCAGTACCAGGTAATATTGAATCGGAGTTGTCAAAAGGCCCTCATTGGCTAATAAAACAAGGTGCAAAACTTGTTGAGAATATTGATGATATATTAGATGAGCTTTCTCATATTATAGGAATTGAAAGGCAAAAAGAAAATGATGGACCGATCATACAAATCGACCATTCACAGCTTTCATTTGAAGAAAATCTGATATTAAAAGAAGTTTCCAAAATACCCGTACAAATAGATTCAATTGTTCATAATTCCAACCTAAATACTTCACAAGTATTAGTCCTGCTTTCACAATTGGAGATAAAGGGCATTATAAGGCAATTACCCGGCAAATTATTTGTTGTCATATAA
- a CDS encoding Nramp family divalent metal transporter: MIKFLTGKNWNYWRLRLMIFLSVVGPGIITGTADNDAGGVATYSIAGAHYGYKMLWILILITFMLYVTQEMGMRLGVVTGKGLGDLIREKFGLKSALFIISLVFIANFSNILADVAGIASVADIYHIPRVVFVTVFVILIWYIILKGSFNFVQNIFLTSCILFFCYIVNGFIAKPDLVAMARGSFVPYLPLNRDYIFTATALIGTTLTVWGQFFIQSYFVDKGVTKKQIKSARLDVFLGSFWTDFVAYFIIISAAATLYMKGIRIQNAVDAAMALGPLLGDLSKHLFAWGLLNASLLGTCIISMGTAYALTEVLGTERKVNAIFREAPVFYSIIGFCLFFSAILVLIPNLPIIFILVASQALNTLILPFILYIMLRLINDKKLMGNHTNGKFYNLLAWITIACFTIISFVMLYLMFF; this comes from the coding sequence ATGATCAAATTCTTGACCGGAAAAAATTGGAATTATTGGAGATTGCGGCTGATGATCTTTTTATCGGTCGTAGGCCCGGGAATTATTACCGGGACAGCCGACAATGATGCGGGTGGTGTTGCAACTTATTCGATAGCCGGAGCGCATTACGGCTACAAAATGCTTTGGATCCTTATTTTGATCACATTTATGCTCTATGTTACCCAAGAAATGGGAATGAGGCTCGGTGTTGTGACAGGGAAGGGATTGGGAGACCTTATACGCGAAAAATTCGGGCTTAAATCCGCTTTGTTCATCATATCGCTTGTTTTCATCGCTAATTTTTCGAATATACTTGCCGATGTTGCAGGGATCGCGTCTGTAGCCGATATTTACCATATTCCCCGAGTCGTTTTCGTTACGGTCTTTGTCATCCTGATCTGGTATATAATCTTAAAAGGAAGTTTTAATTTTGTCCAAAATATCTTCCTGACGTCATGCATCTTGTTCTTCTGCTATATAGTTAACGGGTTTATCGCAAAGCCCGACCTTGTTGCTATGGCAAGAGGAAGTTTTGTCCCGTATTTGCCTTTGAACCGCGATTATATTTTTACTGCCACCGCTTTGATCGGTACTACTTTGACGGTATGGGGGCAATTTTTTATTCAGTCTTATTTTGTCGACAAAGGCGTAACAAAAAAGCAGATCAAAAGCGCTCGGCTTGATGTTTTTTTGGGGTCATTTTGGACGGACTTTGTAGCGTATTTCATAATTATTTCCGCTGCGGCGACATTATATATGAAGGGGATAAGGATCCAGAACGCTGTCGATGCGGCCATGGCTCTAGGCCCATTGCTCGGCGACCTGTCAAAACATCTTTTTGCATGGGGGCTATTGAACGCTTCTCTTCTTGGCACCTGCATAATATCTATGGGTACGGCTTATGCCTTAACCGAAGTTTTGGGCACAGAGAGGAAAGTCAACGCTATTTTTAGGGAAGCCCCCGTGTTCTATTCGATAATCGGGTTTTGTTTGTTTTTCAGCGCGATCCTTGTTCTGATCCCGAATTTGCCGATCATATTCATCTTGGTCGCTTCACAAGCGCTGAATACACTGATCTTGCCGTTCATTCTCTACATTATGTTAAGGCTTATAAACGATAAGAAATTGATGGGCAACCATACTAACGGAAAATTCTATAACCTGCTGGCGTGGATAACTATCGCGTGCTTTACGATCATTTCTTTTGTTATGCTTTACCTGATGTTCTTCTAG